The Culex pipiens pallens isolate TS chromosome 2, TS_CPP_V2, whole genome shotgun sequence DNA window ggttgtttgggaaaaatattataaattttcaaaaatctagcttaacatttgaaaaggttgtatgaatacttaaaatgctgttttttaGTTCTTggaaccaaagagcctatgtttgaaaatatgtttacctgattcctcggaaaattttacataacatatcaaaaaatggtaaagttatgtttacaatactctgagatacgttttattgaaaataaaaactggagtTTTCAACGCACCAcccgcaaaaatgggaaaaatcgattttttcacTACAACtgcaataacttaaaaaaaaccatgacctatacatgttaggtaCCAAAAAATGCatatatcaataaaaaaaatgtaccctaacatgtattggtcatcgctaattttttttttaaattattgcagttttagtgaaaaaaaaacgatttttttttcgctttcgaTCAGTGCAtaatgggtctcgtggcgcgagggtagcggcttcggctgccgatcccgatgatgctatgagacgcgggttcgattcccgccttatccactgagcttctatcggatggtgaagtaaaacgtcggtcccggtttctcctgtctcgtcagaggcgctggagcagaaatcccacgttagaggaaggccatgccccggggggcgtagtgccaatagtttcgtttttcagtgcataattgacaaagggagcgcgtggtcgtaaaaaatattcaaagtgaaaagtgatttcttttgtgattttcaaagcccttcctatatcatcgttgatcggaaagCACGGCGTCGGgaggattgtgtttaaatttttcgaataaggttttttttgcggtgaaaaggccatttctatataatgaacgaaTGAGCGCataataatgataataatgaacgaaagacgcactgacaatttgaatcgttgagttaatagtggagcaaaataactgcgTGTGAGTaagtttgtgtgttaaccagaaagaccttcccaaagcatcgttgctcggaaggctcgctgacgggtctgttatgaaagtcctccccatagcgtcgtagctcgggaggcatcgaaaagccaataccttatcctactaacccaaaaaaaaaaaaacgtgatgcttgaaggagatgctgtggattcaacggtctcaagcaaCAAGTATATAGTGAAAAACTATGTGTGCTTGATgaatctgcaacttcaactatcggactaacattcctccctttcgttgaactgcaggcttcttgggagggcgccggtattgactaataaagtagagatcttcagaggttaaacagtgaacggatggtcccactgatcatttttgattcattgtttaacttcagctgatctgtcaataacggagtagcagctcattggcagtcaaccatgctcatgctcatgctcatgctcaaaaaatcaatttttttcgctttcgtaatttaattttcccgaaaaaccctgtctttattttcaaaaaatcgtatctcagagtattgtaaacataacttcaccattttttgatatacatattaagtaaaatgttccgaggaatcaggtaaaaatactttcaaacataggctctttggttccgaaaccttcaaaacagcattttaagttttcatacaaccttatcaaatgttaagctagatgtttgaaaattcttttttttccaaatatccaaactaacctttcttttgtgacagctaaaatcggataaaatgtggtttttgcgaaaatcgacgaaaatggccatttttcgaaccaccctaacatggtgtaggtcaccctattggccaatcaaaaaatacgggtctaattatttcggccaaggaaaaatgttgagcccgatcggagaactttttttcgaatcatgctgttttcgtggggaattgctgaattaacaacaacaacctcaatttatttgaaaaaagtgcaaTTACTTCGAAaagaagaaatttaaaaaaaaatgtttaggttttattaatttttttattaaaacaaaataagtcaaaattcccagatgtaatataactATGATATTTACCTGtttaatttgcgtgaaactttgttctaaggggcaacttttgtctttgatcacgaatccgaagtccgttttttgatatctcgtgacggaggggcggtacgaccgctttcatttttgaacatttgaaaaagtggtgtttttcaataatttgcagcctgaaacggtgatgagatagacatttggtgtcaaagggacttttatgtaaaattggacgcccaatttgatggcatactcagaattcctaaaaaaaaaatttaagttctcccattttccgttacttgtctgtaaattttttggaacatgtcattttatgggaaatttaatgttcttttcaaatcttcaaaaatgaaaattgcctATTATTGGAAtcaggaaaaatatattttcaatcgagtcttcattttgcatcgttctgtaaactgatgattctcttcctcgacggtcccatgaatattgacaaccagagagatGTTTGTAATAGTGAAAAATCGTACAAAATTTGTGGTGTGTGGTTTCCAAAGCTGCTGCTTTGGCTTTTTCCTCAGCAACTAAGCAACGATGCATGGTGAAGTTTAAGCTGACACTGGGCTGGTGATTGTGCAAAAcggtgttgttttgttgtttttgaaaacgatttttttaaacttcaatgcTAGTTACTAAAacttaaacagcatttttacaataaaatgatttgtaataaccaagttttttttcaataaaactttcttcgatttatcatattttttgttcagattCTGACGAGATACCGGCTCTCttttgatatttgttttcaCAAGCAAGGTATGAATCGATACCAATGTCAAAAACCTTCTAGCGCCTCTCAAACCGCACTTCTATGGGATTGGTGCTCCTTAGCACCAAATCCGCCACAAAGTTAACCTCCTCAAGTCGCGTAACCGGCAGAACCCGGAACCGCAGCAGCGTATGCACGACGACTACTTTCAGCTCCATCATTGCGTACTTTTGTCCAATGCAGTTCCTCGGTCCAGCGCTGAACGGAACATAAGCATACGGATTCCGCTTGTCCACGCTTTCCGGCAGAAATCTATCCGGGTCGAATCGCTCGGGATCAGGAAACTGCTCCGGATCTCGGTGGAGGTCAAAGATTTGCACGTTTGCCACGCAACCAGCTGGCAACAAGGCACCGTCTGCCAGTACGATATCATCGGTGATGGCTCGAGAGATGAACGTAACCGGTGGCCACAGCCGGAGGCACTCCTTCAGCGCACGATCCATGAACTTTAGCTCGGCGTAGTCCTGCGGCCGGAACGACTTGTCCGCTTGCGGTTTCCGGTCGTACAGTGCGTGGATCTCGTTGAAGATACGCTCTTGAACGGTCTGTTCTCGGGCAAGCTGAAAGAAAATAAACACCAGCGCCGACGCCGTAGTGTCGTGCCCTTCGAAGGTAAACGTGTCGACCTCTTCGCGAACTCCGTCGGCGTCGATCAGCTGGTCCTGCTCGGCTCGAAGCAGCGAATCCAGCATGGCGTAACGCTTCTTGGTGTTGGTGTAACTGGAAGGAACTGGCTGTTGTAAGGCTTGTAAGTACTCTGTATGCTACTTACACATTCTCTTCAGCTGTCAGATCATCGAAGGTTTCCGGGTTCCGTTGAAACAGCTCACGTCGCTGGTTGATGATACCAGTCGTGAAGGCATGCACCGGTCGCAGTAGCTTCCGCAAGACGGCTTGGTAACCGGTGATCTTGCAGACAAAGTCACTGATCAGCCAGGGTCGCATCAGCCGATGAACAAGTATTTCACCAATTTCGTACAACTTCTTGCGGTACTCATCAGCCCCTGCCATCGAAGCCAACTTAACGCCCATAGAAGTTTCTGCAGACAGTGCTAGTTTAATCAAATTCATCTCTTTCAAGCTACTTCCCATCAACCTTACCGCAAATTGTGCTCAGCGTGAAGCGCGACATTACCGGCTGGAGTGCGGTGGCCTTCCCCGAAGCAGCGTGCTCATCCAGCGTACCCACCAACAGCTCACACTCCTCGACGAACGTCCGGTGGAACCCGTTGAGAATGTTAAAGTGGAACGTCGGCGTCAAAATGCGTCTTCGATGCAACCACTTTGACCCGCCGCTGTTCAGCAGTCCCAGCCCCAGCAGAGGGTGCAGAAACTGGTAGAATCGGCTCTTGTCGATGTTCTTCGTGCTCGAAAGCAGCGGCTCTACTTCGCGTACGCGGATTACGTTCAGCACGAAGATTGAGCTGTTCAGCCAGAATCGGTACGAAGCTTGGTAGCGTTTCGCCCAGCGGCGTGTCCACTCGAAGGTCGTTGCTGCATAGGTTTTCAGAATTAGGCATAACGTATTCTCGCCGTGTAATCGATTTACCTTGATTCAAGAACATAATCTCCTCCACACTTCCAATGATTGGACGCACCGGGGGTCCGGGAAACTTTTCCATAGCACGAAACAGTCGACCTTGCTTATCTATTAGATCAGCCAAGAACAACACCGCGAAAAGAAACCCCAAGATCAATCCAAAATTAATCCAGAAACCCATTTTGACTTTCGTTCAACTGATTGGTCTAAGTACAACTGAGAACTGAGAATCGCCGAAGGATTACAGTGATAACAGGCGCTCAGAGATTGAGCAACAGTAATTATCTACTCAGTATTTACAAACAACCCTAATCGGGTGTAAGCACAATCAACAGGCAGTCTGGCACAAGTTCGAAAAATTTGTGTAGTTTCGAAAAATACGatactttttgatattttttttttgtataagcgTTTAAGCTTACAACattatcaaaaatcatattcttttagaaagcattcaaaatttaacatgacATTTATGGACTAAGTCAatattagaaagattttaatatGTAATGAGTTATCGCTGGaaattaaacatcaaattttataACAAACATTTCGTCTAGAACTCCCCAGCGTCTTCCTCGCTGGTGAAGGTCGATTCGAGGTCCATTGAAAAATTCCCCAGCAAAGCTACCCTCATAACGTCTTGGCAGGGGACTTGGCCGACCCTTAATGtcctgtgctgctgctgcttgccgAAAAACGGTAGCCcatgaaaacaaataaacaaaaaaaataaaataaaattcaggGTCCTTTGCGGAGCGACATTTTCTCACAGTTGAGTGTTTTTCTTTCCCCTATGAGGAAGGCCATACGTTCGAACCGCCGTCATCTTCCTGGGAGGAAAAAGAGCGGAAAATCAATACTTTCCACGTCCTAATAGGTCTTTGGGACTTGTCACCACCACGCTCGCTGGCTGGATTAAGTCGTCCCCTCTACTTCAAGGAAGAGCTGTCTCTGATGTGTGACCTTTGCTACGAGACGACGAGACGACGACGCTTAAAGACGATATCTGTGggtaaaagtttttgtttttttctttctgttttAGTCTTGAAGTGGaggaattttgaaaagtgtgagatttcttgttattttttcaggTTGTCAAACGCCGAATTTGCTACAACTTTGCCTTGATTGCCCGGAAGACTTGGCCGGCTCGATGAGAATCGTCCTGGGGGACTTGTTGATGTGTTGGCTCTTTCATCTTCTTTGGTTGAGATTGTGCTTCCCATACCTAATATAAGGTTGGATACATTGTGACGAGGACGTGGCATTCACGTGGgaataagaaattttaagaattttccaagttttgatcaaattaagaaaCTTTAACGAAGGCACAGTGGAGCGTTTCTTCTGCTTTGATTTCTTTAAAACAACTTGATATACACATAATAATacatattttattgatttatgtCAAGTTTGATCTCAGGTGTAAAACAATTtctaccatttaaaaaaaattgtatgcttTTGTTTGCCTAGCTGAACTCAAACGTAGTCATGCTTAGGTCGCAATTTAAACAGAATCAGACATGAATTCGTCGCCATTCCCATCCCAGCGTCAATCAGTCGCGCTCGATTGACGAAATCGTTGCTGCTGGTGCTATCAAATTACCATAACCGTAAATAAATCGTCTCGTCAATTAAATCATTCAAATTCGACCCGCGGAAATGCGGGTTCCTTTCAACGCAAATCATAACCAATAGCCCGGAGGCTTGACAACGGAGCGTAAAGTAAACTTTAAAGCGATAAGTTGATTCGATGAAGTGTGAACACTTTCAACTCTCCCTCGTAATAGATGGCGCTCTGCCGTAGGGGAGATTGCATCACCTGATACCGTACAGATATTCTATGTTGGCTTCCGGGTACAATCCCGGCTTCCTGAAACAGATTCCTTTGCCGACGGGGGACCCGTTCCAGAGTAACATTTTTCATCCCCTTCAAAGGCTCAATGCAAAGGAACGTACCAGGTTCTGCCACGGACAGAACCACTCAACAAAATGAAtgcaataaaattttacatgacaAAAGAGGCTACATTGCTGTACAGAACCTCTCCTCTCTTTTTTCACCGCACTAAACTTTCCAACTTCGTGTGGCAGAATCCACTTGTTTCAGTGCCAAGTGGTGAGCTGAGGCTGCTTTTTGGGAAAGGGAACATTTATTATTACACTTGGCCCGAAGGTCCCTCGGGGGATGGAACGTTACATTGCGAAACGAAGGATTCGTTCCCCTGGTGGAGATAACAGCTGAGGGATGAATGATGGTCGCCAGAACTTGGGTTATCGCGTTAAAAAAGGGGGATGGGTAAATGAACGAACAACCCCGTTTAATTGCATTAAATAATGAAACAACATTGTAATTATACTATTTCAAAGACAaaccattatttttaaattttgcaaaggTAAAAAGAAGACGAATCACTTTAAGGAACCACTTTAAGGAACCgctatcaggggtgacattgggtcgggggtcaggttgggtcatagaaatttcagcatttttgtatgacccaatctcacccccagactgGTGACGGAATATAAATAAGGAGTCACTGAGTTTCactttcattttgatttttgactttGCCTTTGTCCCCCTATCCAGGtctttaagcgaagatggctttcgaatggtgaacgcccgaaatgtcaaaatcgggcagtagcaccaacattagaaaaaaatgtggctgtcatgccatggcacactttttccgtaatgttggtaccactgcgtgattttgacatttcgggcgttcaccattcgaacgccatcttcgcttaaaaacctcgataacTATCTCCAATCAATTTGCATCATTGATTTTTCCAAACAATGTTGCGGGCAGGTCATACAAAATTGGCttgtgaattttcataaaagggACTTTCAgattgatgtcttcggcaaagttgttggttacATAAgagaaaaatcaattctcgatttTGCTTAGGGACTATTCATACACCACGTGGACAACTTAGGGGGGTGAGGGTTGGCGGttttccacgctccatacaaaaaagtttattataagagcagttctctaggatttcggtcattcgatttttttgtatttttaaatccggctgaaacttttttggtgccttcggtatgcctaaagaagccattttgcatcataagtttgtccatataattttccatacaaatttggcagctgtcctaatctaatctaatctaatctaacacaaacgcagccagtccgataaaagcatgctggaaagtcttgtgattagattacgccccaagcacttttcttgtcattattaataattgcagtacatccgagaacacccgaaaatgtattgcaaaaattaaagcggccagccctactacgttgtgtttaccgcagagaggattctgagaacggatcacatttcacagaatctacaggggaggaaggatgcgtggacataccgtaccaaacgctcctgtttacagtttcatttgtgttttgtatgatgtgttaagtgtaaaatatagtgtggttatataatcaaataaatataataatgcaatataatgatcatttaataaaatcccttcacctatacATAATAACCAAGCACcccagcacacaaacagcggcacaaaagaaatgaaaatgagcatgcaaaaacaagacagcgcgtccccgtggtcagcgcactaattccatacaaatttggcagctgtccatacaaaaatgatgtatgaaaattcaaaaatctgtatcttttgaaggaattttttgatcgatttggtgtcttcggcaaagttgtaggtatggatacggactacactggaaaaaaatgatacacggtaaaaaaatttacataaaatgccaatttttcagaaatttccaggttgtgcaaaacatcattgaccgagttatgaatttttgaatcaatactgattttttcaaaaaaatcgaaataaatttttcaacttcatttttcgatgtaaaatcaaatttgcaatcaaaaagtactttagtaaaattttgttaaagtgcaccgtacgcccttttgaattgttagttttgatatgaaaattttgaaaatattgttttcgaaaagatcggaaaattttgcaaatgtttcatatattaacattgaaaatcggaccattagttgctgagatatcgacattgaaaaatggtgggctgtttgggtgagacttagaaaacatcaattttcctgtttttaaacctttgcattgcaatatctcagcaactaaatgtcgtttcaacaaagtccgaagaagcaaaatatagagaattttctcagcttttcaaaaatatttttttctaaagtgagcaaacatgtgcacgaattgtaaaaagtgaaaaattgcgactttttcaaaaaagttacctaaatatggatttaacctgaaacggtgcactttatcaaaatttcactaaagtactttttgattgcaaatttgattttacatcgaaaaatgaagttgaaacatttttgcgaccaatatttcgattttttgaaaaaatcagtatt harbors:
- the LOC120421582 gene encoding cytochrome P450 4C1; its protein translation is MGFWINFGLILGFLFAVLFLADLIDKQGRLFRAMEKFPGPPVRPIIGSVEEIMFLNQATTFEWTRRWAKRYQASYRFWLNSSIFVLNVIRVREVEPLLSSTKNIDKSRFYQFLHPLLGLGLLNSGGSKWLHRRRILTPTFHFNILNGFHRTFVEECELLVGTLDEHAASGKATALQPVMSRFTLSTICETSMGVKLASMAGADEYRKKLYEIGEILVHRLMRPWLISDFVCKITGYQAVLRKLLRPVHAFTTGIINQRRELFQRNPETFDDLTAEENVYTNTKKRYAMLDSLLRAEQDQLIDADGVREEVDTFTFEGHDTTASALVFIFFQLAREQTVQERIFNEIHALYDRKPQADKSFRPQDYAELKFMDRALKECLRLWPPVTFISRAITDDIVLADGALLPAGCVANVQIFDLHRDPEQFPDPERFDPDRFLPESVDKRNPYAYVPFSAGPRNCIGQKYAMMELKVVVVHTLLRFRVLPVTRLEEVNFVADLVLRSTNPIEVRFERR